From a region of the Actinopolymorpha singaporensis genome:
- a CDS encoding sensor histidine kinase — translation MSGPISERTAPSGASMVRFRAGLAAAGLLVLAGCVAAFLVSPFVSVPAGVAAGGLAGVLVAGPAHRTALVPVVTVAALVSLAATILVPEPLPPSVQWFGLFELAGLLWLIVLVVRLAPARQAVAVGLLASAAQATMILRAVRGWSLLDQVGSVGFWALGAVCAALGGTYLRSLDSTRERAVREARRTQRLALARDLHDFVAHDISGIVVQAQAARAVAAQRPEAVLDALARIEEAGLAALSSMDRTVHMLHDPDEDSAEGGAEPPGAADTGRAVAPGVADLPELLDRFAAGGSGPVRLHLPPDLAAAIPREIGSTVHRVVVEALTNVRRHAPLDSAVTVLLTRGDGDASTLTVEITNQRVGPGRTDAPVDGGERRGGLGLVGLAERVQALGGTLSAGPYGRAGWRTTAVLPLSTGPSTGRAGRGDDRGDHPVTRGRE, via the coding sequence ATGTCCGGCCCCATCTCCGAACGAACCGCACCCTCCGGAGCCTCCATGGTCCGGTTCCGGGCGGGCCTCGCCGCCGCCGGGCTGCTCGTCCTGGCCGGCTGCGTGGCGGCGTTCCTCGTCAGCCCGTTCGTCAGCGTTCCCGCGGGTGTGGCCGCCGGCGGCCTGGCCGGAGTACTGGTGGCCGGCCCGGCGCACCGGACCGCCCTGGTGCCTGTCGTGACCGTCGCAGCACTCGTCTCCCTCGCCGCCACGATTCTCGTCCCGGAGCCGCTGCCGCCGAGCGTGCAGTGGTTCGGGCTGTTCGAGCTGGCCGGGCTGCTGTGGCTGATCGTCCTGGTGGTCCGGCTTGCCCCGGCCCGGCAGGCGGTCGCCGTCGGCCTGCTCGCCTCGGCCGCGCAGGCGACGATGATCCTTCGTGCCGTACGCGGCTGGTCCCTGCTGGACCAGGTGGGGTCGGTCGGCTTCTGGGCGCTCGGCGCGGTGTGTGCCGCTCTCGGTGGGACCTACCTGCGGTCACTGGACAGCACCCGCGAGCGGGCCGTTCGCGAGGCACGCCGGACGCAGCGGCTGGCGCTGGCCCGGGACCTGCACGACTTCGTGGCGCACGACATCAGCGGCATCGTGGTCCAGGCGCAGGCCGCGCGCGCGGTGGCCGCGCAGCGGCCGGAGGCCGTTCTCGACGCGCTCGCCCGGATCGAGGAGGCCGGGCTGGCGGCGCTGTCCTCGATGGACCGGACCGTGCACATGTTGCACGACCCGGACGAGGACTCTGCGGAAGGCGGCGCGGAGCCGCCCGGCGCTGCGGACACCGGCCGGGCAGTCGCACCAGGTGTCGCCGACCTGCCCGAACTCCTCGACCGGTTCGCCGCCGGCGGGTCCGGGCCGGTCCGGCTGCACCTGCCCCCGGACCTGGCCGCCGCCATCCCCCGCGAGATCGGCTCCACCGTCCACCGGGTGGTGGTGGAGGCGCTGACGAACGTACGCCGGCACGCACCGCTCGACTCCGCCGTCACCGTCCTGCTCACCCGCGGGGACGGCGACGCCTCGACACTGACCGTGGAGATCACCAACCAGCGGGTCGGCCCCGGCCGTACGGACGCTCCCGTCGACGGCGGCGAACGCCGGGGCGGCCTCGGTCTGGTCGGCCTGGCCGAACGCGTACAGGCGCTCGGTGGCACCCTGTCCGCCGGTCCGTACGGCCGGGCGGGATGGCGTACGACCGCGGTCCTCCCCCTGTCCACCGGTCCGTCCACCGGTCGAGCCGGCCGGGGCGACGACCGAGGTGACCACCCCGTGACACGAGGACGAGAATGA
- a CDS encoding response regulator → MATRILIADDQENIRSGFRLVLDSQPDMHVVAEAADGASALEQARLLRPDVVIADIRMPRLDGLELTRALAGPDVPDPLRVVVVTTFDLDEYVHTALAYGACGFLLKRAGPTLLVEAVRAAVAGDTLISPSVTVRLLRHVSERRRTRTASPVEPLTEREVEVARLVAAGKTNAEIGADLFISAGTTKTHVANIQRKLGVRNRVGIAAWVWASGETIP, encoded by the coding sequence GTGGCCACCCGGATCCTCATCGCCGACGACCAGGAGAACATCCGCAGCGGCTTCCGGTTGGTCCTGGACTCCCAGCCGGACATGCACGTCGTCGCCGAGGCCGCGGACGGCGCCTCGGCGCTGGAGCAGGCCCGGCTCCTGCGGCCGGACGTCGTGATCGCCGACATCCGGATGCCGCGGCTGGACGGCCTGGAACTCACCCGGGCGCTGGCCGGGCCGGACGTCCCCGACCCGCTGCGGGTGGTGGTGGTGACGACGTTCGACCTGGACGAGTACGTCCACACCGCGCTGGCGTACGGCGCCTGCGGGTTCCTGCTCAAGCGTGCCGGTCCCACGCTGCTGGTGGAGGCGGTGCGCGCGGCGGTGGCCGGGGACACGTTGATCAGTCCGTCGGTCACCGTTCGCCTGCTGCGCCACGTCAGCGAGCGGCGGCGCACCCGCACTGCTTCCCCGGTCGAGCCGCTGACCGAGCGGGAGGTCGAGGTGGCCCGCCTGGTCGCCGCCGGCAAGACGAACGCCGAGATCGGCGCCGACCTGTTCATCTCGGCGGGTACGACCAAGACGCACGTCGCGAACATCCAGCGGAAGCTGGGCGTACGCAATCGGGTGGGGATCGCCGCGTGGGTGTGGGCGTCAGGCGAGACGATCCCCTGA
- the eno gene encoding phosphopyruvate hydratase: MATIEALTAREILDSRGNPTVEVEVGLDDGTIARADVPSGASTGAFEAVELRDGDDKRFVGKGVTNAVRGVVDVIAPELVGYEASEQRLIDARLMDLDGTPNKAKLGANALLGVSLAVARAAASSADLPLFRYVGGPNAHLLPVPMLNIVNGGAHADNDVDFQEFMIAPIGAATFAEALRWGAETYHALKAVLKSQGLSTGLGDEGGFAPNLPSNRAALDLIATAVGAAGFRFGTDVAVAIDAAATEFYDADSDRYRFEGGDKTSEEMAAYYAELRASYPLVSLEDPLAEDDWSGWAGLTETLGGKVQLVGDDLFVTNPERIGRGIAERSANAVLIKLNQIGTLTETLDAVDMSHRAGFRTMISHRSGETEDTTIADLAVATNAGQIKTGAPARSERVAKYNQLLRIEEELDDAARYAGRTAFPRFTSE; encoded by the coding sequence GTGGCAACGATCGAGGCCCTCACCGCCCGCGAGATTCTGGACTCGCGCGGCAATCCCACCGTCGAGGTCGAGGTGGGTCTCGACGACGGCACCATCGCCCGCGCCGACGTACCCTCCGGTGCGTCGACCGGCGCGTTCGAGGCGGTGGAGCTGCGCGACGGTGACGACAAGCGCTTCGTCGGCAAGGGTGTCACCAACGCCGTGCGCGGCGTGGTCGACGTGATCGCCCCGGAGCTGGTCGGCTACGAGGCCAGCGAGCAGCGGCTGATCGACGCCCGCCTGATGGACCTGGACGGCACGCCCAACAAGGCCAAGCTCGGCGCCAACGCGCTGCTCGGCGTGTCCCTGGCCGTCGCCCGCGCCGCCGCGTCCTCGGCCGACCTGCCGTTGTTCCGTTACGTCGGCGGGCCCAACGCGCATTTGCTCCCGGTGCCGATGCTCAACATCGTCAACGGCGGTGCGCACGCCGACAACGACGTCGACTTCCAGGAGTTCATGATCGCCCCGATCGGGGCGGCCACCTTCGCCGAGGCACTGCGCTGGGGTGCGGAGACCTACCACGCGCTGAAGGCGGTTCTGAAGAGCCAGGGCCTGTCCACCGGTCTCGGTGACGAGGGTGGCTTCGCGCCCAACCTGCCGTCCAACCGGGCGGCGCTGGACCTGATCGCCACCGCGGTCGGCGCGGCCGGCTTCCGGTTCGGCACCGACGTCGCGGTGGCCATCGACGCCGCGGCCACCGAGTTCTACGACGCCGACAGCGACCGCTACCGCTTCGAGGGCGGCGACAAGACGTCGGAGGAGATGGCGGCCTACTACGCCGAGCTGCGTGCGTCGTACCCCCTGGTGTCACTGGAGGACCCGCTGGCCGAGGACGACTGGTCCGGCTGGGCCGGGCTCACCGAGACCCTCGGCGGGAAGGTGCAGCTGGTCGGCGACGACCTGTTCGTCACCAACCCCGAGCGGATCGGCCGCGGCATCGCCGAGCGGTCCGCCAACGCGGTGCTCATCAAGCTCAACCAGATCGGCACGCTCACCGAGACCCTCGACGCGGTGGACATGTCCCACCGCGCCGGCTTCCGCACGATGATCAGCCACCGGTCCGGTGAGACCGAGGACACCACGATCGCCGACCTCGCGGTGGCGACCAACGCGGGCCAGATCAAGACCGGTGCCCCCGCGCGCAGCGAGCGGGTGGCGAAGTACAACCAGCTGCTGCGGATCGAGGAGGAGCTGGACGACGCGGCCCGCTACGCCGGACGTACGGCGTTCCCGCGGTTCACCTCCGAGTAG
- a CDS encoding Ppx/GppA phosphatase family protein, protein MGPPVRVAAVDCGTNSIRLLVADITTEPATGTRHLHELDRRLEIVRLGEGVDRTGRLSEQALARTFAACERYAERIRELGADQVRFVATSASRDADNRAEFVTGIREILGVEPEVITGAEEADLSFAGATRELAVAGSRRRTSSSTSAAAPPSSSSAAPGRRRRSRSTWAAYD, encoded by the coding sequence GTGGGCCCGCCGGTACGCGTGGCAGCCGTGGACTGCGGCACCAACTCCATCCGGCTGCTGGTCGCCGACATCACCACCGAGCCGGCGACGGGAACCCGCCATCTGCACGAACTGGACCGCCGGCTGGAGATCGTCCGGCTCGGGGAGGGCGTCGACCGCACGGGCCGGTTGTCCGAGCAGGCGCTGGCCCGGACGTTCGCCGCCTGCGAGCGGTACGCCGAGCGGATCCGCGAACTGGGTGCCGACCAGGTGCGGTTCGTCGCCACGTCCGCCTCCCGCGACGCCGACAACCGAGCCGAGTTCGTGACGGGGATTCGGGAGATCCTCGGTGTCGAACCCGAGGTGATCACCGGTGCCGAGGAGGCCGACCTGTCCTTCGCCGGCGCGACCCGCGAGCTGGCGGTCGCCGGATCCCGACGCCGTACCTCGTCGTCGACATCGGCGGCGGCTCCACCGAGTTCGTCCTCGGCGGCGCCCGGCCGGAGGCGGCGGTCTCGGTCGACATGGGCTGCGTACGACTGA
- a CDS encoding ArsR/SmtB family transcription factor — MVNPADPPQPTGSPEPIGQPMLSGPQLRAAADTFDLLSSPTRLHLVWLLARHEYDVGTLAESTGANVAAVSQHLAKLRLAGLVTARREGRRQIYAVEDPHVLTLVDQIFEHIAPDGSLAPDPPTPRHPRRS, encoded by the coding sequence ATGGTCAATCCAGCCGATCCGCCCCAGCCGACCGGGTCACCTGAGCCGATCGGGCAGCCCATGCTGTCCGGGCCGCAGCTGCGAGCGGCGGCGGACACGTTCGACCTGCTGTCCTCGCCCACCCGGCTGCACCTCGTGTGGCTGCTCGCCCGGCACGAGTACGACGTGGGCACGCTCGCGGAGAGCACCGGCGCCAACGTCGCCGCGGTCAGCCAGCACCTGGCCAAGCTCCGGCTGGCCGGGCTGGTGACGGCCCGGCGAGAGGGCCGGCGGCAGATCTACGCCGTGGAGGACCCGCACGTCCTCACCCTTGTCGACCAGATCTTCGAGCACATCGCCCCGGACGGCTCGCTGGCGCCGGACCCGCCCACGCCACGGCACCCGCGCCGCTCCTGA
- a CDS encoding MazG nucleotide pyrophosphohydrolase domain-containing protein → MTAGRIALLLTSPRVAPGLLAWPAWELLHAAGQVLTDDADHPQRAAVEAAGVRVLVVEDAPGPGELADLLVTRARAGVDVVWLAADDGDPALGRALGHLLATAAEAGTRGLPTLEVVPASYDLPGARLLDLVSVMDQLRERCPWVRDQTHRSLVRYLVEESYETVEAIETGGRQHLREELGDLLFQVVFHARLAEEDAETPFSIDDVTADLVEKLIRRNPHVFGPAAGGPSGTPESTAAEVENVWDQLKAEEKRRTSAVEGVPLALPALTLADKLLGRTRRSGVRVDGPDPGVLAEVAGHTLGEPGRLDADRLGAALLALVDRARSADLDPEQALRDACRRYVDAVRAAENPG, encoded by the coding sequence ATGACGGCCGGTCGGATCGCGCTGCTGCTGACCAGCCCGCGCGTGGCGCCGGGGCTGCTCGCCTGGCCTGCCTGGGAGCTGCTGCACGCGGCCGGCCAGGTGCTCACCGACGACGCCGACCACCCGCAACGCGCGGCGGTGGAGGCCGCCGGGGTCCGCGTCCTCGTGGTCGAGGACGCGCCCGGGCCGGGGGAGCTGGCCGACCTCCTCGTGACCAGGGCGCGTGCCGGCGTCGACGTGGTGTGGCTGGCCGCCGACGACGGTGATCCCGCGCTCGGCCGGGCGCTCGGTCACCTGCTGGCCACCGCCGCCGAGGCCGGTACGCGCGGCCTGCCCACCCTGGAGGTGGTGCCCGCCTCCTACGACCTGCCCGGCGCTCGGCTGCTCGACCTGGTGTCGGTGATGGACCAGCTGCGCGAACGCTGCCCGTGGGTGCGCGACCAGACGCACCGCTCGCTGGTGCGGTACCTCGTGGAGGAGTCGTACGAGACCGTCGAGGCGATCGAGACCGGCGGCCGGCAGCACCTGCGCGAGGAGCTCGGCGACCTGCTGTTCCAGGTGGTGTTCCACGCCCGGCTGGCCGAGGAGGACGCGGAGACGCCGTTCTCCATCGACGACGTCACCGCCGACCTGGTGGAGAAGCTGATCAGGCGCAACCCGCACGTCTTCGGCCCTGCCGCGGGTGGCCCGTCCGGGACTCCGGAGTCGACGGCGGCCGAGGTGGAGAACGTCTGGGACCAGTTGAAGGCCGAGGAGAAGCGGCGGACTTCCGCGGTCGAGGGCGTGCCGCTGGCGCTGCCCGCGCTGACGCTCGCCGACAAGCTGCTCGGGCGTACGAGAAGGTCGGGCGTCCGGGTCGACGGGCCCGATCCGGGCGTACTCGCCGAGGTCGCCGGTCACACCCTCGGCGAGCCGGGACGCCTGGACGCCGACCGGCTCGGCGCGGCGTTGCTGGCCCTGGTGGACCGCGCGCGCTCCGCGGACCTCGATCCCGAACAGGCGTTACGGGACGCCTGCCGGCGCTACGTCGATGCCGTTCGCGCCGCCGAGAATCCCGGTTGA
- a CDS encoding GNAT family N-acetyltransferase, giving the protein MELRTVGFDHPDAQTLTEQVQQEYVVRYGGIDRSPIDPREFDPPTGLFLVGYLDGRPVGCAGWRTPPYTLLWPGDAEVKRMYVAPEARGRGLARRMLAALERDAAAAGKTRMVLETGLGQPEAITLYLSAGYAPIPSFGLHRDSPGNRCYARSLATGTDPAPEQVGGAQR; this is encoded by the coding sequence GTGGAGCTGCGCACGGTCGGCTTCGACCACCCCGATGCCCAGACGCTGACCGAGCAGGTGCAGCAGGAGTACGTCGTACGCTACGGCGGGATCGACCGCTCACCGATCGACCCGCGCGAGTTCGACCCGCCGACAGGACTGTTCCTGGTCGGCTACCTCGACGGCCGGCCGGTCGGCTGCGCGGGCTGGCGTACTCCGCCGTACACCCTGCTGTGGCCCGGTGACGCCGAGGTGAAGCGGATGTACGTCGCACCCGAGGCTCGCGGGCGGGGCCTGGCCCGCCGGATGCTCGCCGCCCTGGAACGCGACGCCGCCGCGGCCGGGAAGACCCGGATGGTTCTGGAGACCGGCCTCGGCCAGCCGGAGGCGATCACGCTCTACCTGTCCGCGGGTTACGCGCCGATCCCGTCGTTCGGCCTGCACCGCGACTCACCCGGCAACCGGTGCTACGCCAGGTCACTGGCGACCGGGACCGATCCGGCGCCGGAGCAGGTGGGCGGAGCTCAGCGGTAG
- a CDS encoding Ppx/GppA phosphatase family protein, translating to MPTPYLVVDIGGGSTEFVLGGARPEAAVSVDMGCVRLTERYLTDDPPTPEQVERARAEVERRLDEVAGRSRWSALAPSSPGRHGDDGGGDGDGPAGVRPRPDPPRPHRRGRRARGRRPVADDDPRGAEGAAVHASGPGGL from the coding sequence ATCCCGACGCCGTACCTCGTCGTCGACATCGGCGGCGGCTCCACCGAGTTCGTCCTCGGCGGCGCCCGGCCGGAGGCGGCGGTCTCGGTCGACATGGGCTGCGTACGACTGACCGAGCGGTACCTCACCGACGACCCGCCCACACCTGAGCAGGTGGAGCGGGCCCGGGCGGAGGTCGAGCGCCGGCTGGACGAGGTGGCCGGGAGGTCCCGCTGGAGCGCGCTCGCACCCTCGTCGCCTGGCCGGCACGGTGACGACGGTGGCGGCGACGGCGATGGACCTGCCGGCGTACGACCGCGACCGGATCCACCACGCCCGCATCGGCGCGGCCGACGTGCACGCGGCCGCCGGCCGGTTGCTGACGATGACCCACGCGGAGCGGAAGGCGCTGCCGTTCATGCATCCGGGCCGGGTGGACTGTGA
- a CDS encoding FtsB family cell division protein, whose product MIAALVISYASSLRAWVEQRSQIAALRTEETQRTERVASLEKELRRWHDPAYVEAQARERLRWVKPGGPDTSSSVRTARSRRRRPPPVAPPSARGPSRPGGPACGECRALRCAADDAARRQDAQHAETPAAEDHRPQPHPDAATEPMTAAPDPPDPVDPDAPVDPADVWRSAPSWAGRPAVCTASRTGAGADCRTSWRPSRGCPTVRRSRPPSTSPARAWLPRSGGWRRVG is encoded by the coding sequence GTGATCGCGGCGCTGGTCATCTCGTACGCGTCCAGCCTGCGGGCCTGGGTCGAACAACGCAGCCAGATCGCCGCGTTGCGCACCGAGGAGACCCAGCGCACCGAGCGCGTGGCCTCACTGGAGAAGGAGTTACGGCGCTGGCACGATCCGGCGTACGTCGAGGCGCAGGCCCGCGAGCGCCTGCGCTGGGTGAAGCCGGGCGGACCGGATACGTCGTCGTCGGTGAGGACGGCTCGGTCGCGAAGGCGCCGGCCGCCGCCGGTGGCGCCGCCGTCCGCTCGGGGCCCCAGCAGGCCTGGTGGTCCAGCCTGTGGGGAGTGTCGAGCGCTCCGGTGTGCAGCCGACGACGCCGCCCGTCGGCAAGACGCCCAGCACGCCGAAACACCAGCCGCCGAAGACCATCGACCCCAGCCCCACCCAGACGCCGCGACCGAACCGATGACCGCAGCACCTGACCCCCCCGACCCCGTGGATCCGGACGCCCCGGTGGACCCGGCCGACGTGTGGCGGTCAGCGCCCAGTTGGGCCGGCCGGCCCGCGGTGTGCACCGCGTCGCGCACCGGTGCCGGTGCGGACTGCCGGACGTCGTGGAGACCGAGCCGCGGCTGCCCGACGGTACGCCGTTCCCGACCACCTTCTACCTCACCTGCCCGCGCCTGGCTGCCGAGATCGGGCGGCTGGAGGCGAGTGGGCTGA
- a CDS encoding TMEM165/GDT1 family protein, whose product MDALTASFFLSFGVIFVAELGDKSQLMALTFATRYRALPVLVGITVATAVVHAVSVGVGYFLGANLPTGWISLVAALAFFGFAGWTLRGDSLSEDEEQKARRAKQSAIVAVSVAFFLAELGDKTMLATITLATQHGWLGTWLGSTVGMVVADAIAIVIGQQLGRRLPERAIRYGASALFAVFGVWLLVEAITQLR is encoded by the coding sequence ATGGATGCCCTGACGGCCAGCTTCTTCCTCAGCTTCGGCGTCATCTTCGTGGCCGAGCTCGGCGACAAGTCTCAGCTGATGGCCCTGACCTTCGCCACCCGCTACCGCGCACTCCCCGTGCTCGTAGGGATCACCGTCGCGACGGCCGTGGTGCACGCGGTGTCGGTGGGCGTCGGCTACTTCCTCGGTGCCAACCTGCCCACCGGTTGGATCTCCCTGGTGGCCGCGCTGGCGTTCTTCGGGTTCGCCGGCTGGACCCTGCGTGGCGACAGCCTCTCCGAGGACGAGGAACAGAAGGCCCGCCGGGCCAAGCAGTCCGCGATCGTCGCGGTCTCCGTCGCGTTCTTCCTCGCCGAACTCGGCGACAAGACGATGCTGGCCACCATCACCCTGGCCACCCAGCACGGCTGGCTGGGCACCTGGCTCGGGTCGACCGTCGGAATGGTGGTCGCGGACGCCATCGCCATCGTGATCGGCCAGCAGCTCGGCCGCCGGCTGCCCGAGCGTGCGATCAGGTACGGCGCCTCGGCCCTGTTCGCCGTCTTCGGCGTCTGGCTGCTCGTCGAGGCGATCACCCAACTGCGCTGA
- a CDS encoding aldo/keto reductase, producing MSAVPNVTLNNGVEMPQLGFGVWQVPDEDATAAVRTAIEVGYRSIDTAAIYGNEEGTGKGIAESGVPREELFVTTKLWNGEQGYDSTLAAFEESLRRLKLDYVDLYLIHWPVPSQDKYVDTWRAFEKLYADGRVRSIGVSNFNPHHLQRLFDEATDVPVLNQIELHPYLIQEKLRAFNSEHNIATEAWSPLAQGGELLKDPEIGRLAEKYGKTPAQIVLRWHIQLGNVVIPKSVTPSRIKENFDLFDFELSAGDLGAITALNRDERTGGDPDTLGS from the coding sequence ATGTCCGCAGTACCCAACGTCACCCTGAACAACGGTGTGGAGATGCCGCAGCTCGGCTTCGGCGTCTGGCAGGTGCCCGACGAGGACGCCACCGCCGCCGTGCGCACCGCGATCGAGGTCGGTTACCGCAGCATCGACACGGCCGCGATCTACGGCAACGAGGAGGGCACCGGCAAGGGGATCGCCGAGTCCGGCGTCCCCCGCGAGGAGCTGTTCGTCACCACCAAGCTGTGGAACGGCGAGCAGGGCTACGACTCCACGCTCGCGGCGTTCGAGGAGAGCCTGCGCAGGCTCAAGCTCGACTACGTGGACCTGTACCTCATCCACTGGCCGGTGCCGAGCCAGGACAAGTACGTCGACACCTGGCGCGCGTTCGAGAAGCTGTACGCCGACGGGCGGGTCCGCTCCATCGGCGTTTCCAACTTCAACCCGCACCACCTCCAGCGGCTGTTCGACGAGGCCACCGACGTCCCGGTCCTCAACCAGATCGAGTTGCACCCGTACCTCATCCAGGAGAAGCTGCGGGCGTTCAACAGCGAGCACAACATCGCCACCGAGGCGTGGAGCCCGCTGGCCCAGGGCGGCGAGCTGCTGAAGGACCCCGAGATCGGCAGGCTGGCGGAGAAGTACGGCAAGACGCCTGCCCAGATCGTGCTGCGGTGGCACATCCAGCTCGGCAACGTGGTCATCCCGAAGTCGGTCACTCCGTCGCGGATCAAGGAGAACTTCGACCTGTTCGACTTCGAGCTGTCGGCCGGCGACCTGGGTGCGATCACCGCCCTGAACCGAGACGAGCGGACCGGCGGCGACCCCGACACGCTGGGCTCCTGA
- a CDS encoding SurA N-terminal domain-containing protein yields MVGRRHAGRVAVVALVAGLALSGCGAVSNPGAAATVGDETISVSYLQKQSRDILAKAGRSDLSDSESTKLQSDLLQQLVDDALIVPTARRAGVSASQADIDQVKSQIQSQRVVIPPDMLDGFARWVVLRRALNTKLLGREPASQQDQAKADQLVGREMAKTAKQVGVRVNPRYGTWSGGAVKPGGQLVTPGPTATQAPAAPQMP; encoded by the coding sequence GTGGTCGGTCGAAGGCACGCTGGTCGAGTCGCCGTTGTCGCTCTGGTCGCCGGGCTGGCGCTGTCCGGCTGCGGCGCGGTCTCCAACCCCGGAGCCGCGGCCACAGTCGGCGACGAGACGATCTCGGTGTCCTACCTCCAGAAGCAGTCGCGCGACATCCTGGCCAAGGCCGGCCGGTCCGATCTCAGCGACTCCGAGTCGACGAAGCTGCAGAGCGACCTGCTGCAGCAACTCGTCGACGACGCACTGATCGTGCCGACCGCCAGGCGTGCCGGGGTGAGCGCCAGCCAGGCCGACATCGACCAGGTGAAGTCCCAGATCCAGTCCCAGCGCGTGGTCATCCCGCCGGACATGCTGGACGGCTTCGCCCGGTGGGTCGTCCTGCGGCGGGCACTCAACACCAAGCTGCTCGGCAGGGAGCCGGCCAGCCAGCAGGACCAGGCCAAGGCCGACCAGTTGGTCGGGCGGGAGATGGCGAAGACGGCCAAGCAGGTCGGCGTCCGGGTCAACCCCCGCTACGGCACCTGGTCCGGCGGAGCGGTGAAGCCGGGCGGCCAGCTCGTCACCCCGGGGCCGACCGCCACCCAGGCTCCGGCCGCCCCGCAGATGCCCTGA
- a CDS encoding FtsB family cell division protein, protein MSDARGGRNARPAGRGRGPGRAKPGTSGRGTSGRGSRGGAGTPRTTRRTAGAGPTRTAARGEARPEAVRPGVARATAGTVPGARRGPGRSDATKPASRRNGNVTGRAAILALVIAALVISYASSLRAWVEQRSQIAALRTEETQRTERVASLEKELRRWHDPAYVEAQARERLRWVKPGETGYVVVGEDGSVAKAPAAAGGAAVRSGPQQAWWSSLWGSVERSGVQPTTPPVGKTPSTPKHQPPKTIDPSPTQTPRPNR, encoded by the coding sequence GTGAGCGACGCGCGAGGTGGTCGCAACGCCCGGCCCGCGGGGCGCGGGCGAGGGCCGGGACGCGCCAAGCCCGGGACGTCCGGGCGTGGCACGTCCGGACGCGGTTCGCGAGGTGGTGCGGGCACTCCCCGGACCACCCGCCGCACCGCCGGCGCCGGCCCCACCCGCACGGCCGCCCGGGGCGAGGCCCGTCCGGAGGCGGTGCGGCCCGGTGTGGCCCGCGCCACCGCCGGGACAGTGCCCGGTGCTCGTCGCGGCCCCGGCCGGTCCGACGCCACCAAGCCCGCTTCGCGGCGCAACGGCAACGTCACCGGCCGGGCGGCGATCCTGGCCCTGGTGATCGCGGCGCTGGTCATCTCGTACGCGTCCAGCCTGCGGGCCTGGGTCGAACAACGCAGCCAGATCGCCGCGTTGCGCACCGAGGAGACCCAGCGCACCGAGCGCGTGGCCTCACTGGAGAAGGAGTTACGGCGCTGGCACGATCCGGCGTACGTCGAGGCGCAGGCCCGCGAGCGCCTGCGCTGGGTGAAGCCGGGCGAGACCGGATACGTCGTCGTCGGTGAGGACGGCTCGGTCGCGAAGGCGCCGGCCGCCGCCGGTGGCGCCGCCGTCCGCTCGGGGCCCCAGCAGGCCTGGTGGTCCAGCCTGTGGGGGAGTGTCGAGCGCTCCGGTGTGCAGCCGACGACGCCGCCCGTCGGCAAGACGCCCAGCACGCCGAAACACCAGCCGCCGAAGACCATCGACCCCAGCCCCACCCAGACGCCGCGACCGAACCGATGA